The following coding sequences are from one Bos mutus isolate GX-2022 chromosome 22, NWIPB_WYAK_1.1, whole genome shotgun sequence window:
- the PITPNM1 gene encoding membrane-associated phosphatidylinositol transfer protein 1 isoform X1 encodes MLIKEYHILLPMSLDEYQVAQLYMIQKKSREESSGEGSGVEILANRPYTDGPGGSGQYTHKVYHVGSHIPGWFRALLPKAALQVEEESWNAYPYTRTRYTCPFVEKFSIEIETYYLPDGGQQPNVFNLSGAERRQRILDTIDIVRDAVAPGEYKAEEDPRLYRSAKTGRGPLADDWARTAAQTGPLMCAYKLCKVEFRYWGMQAKIEQFIHDVGLRRVMLRAHRQAWCWQDEWTELSMADIRALEEETARMLAQRMAKCNTGSEGPEAQPPGKPSSEARAGASHAGTPDGPEAPPGPDASPDASFSKQWSSSSRSSYSSQHGGGVSPQTLSEWRMQNIARDSENSSEEEFFDAHEGFSDSDEVFPKEMTKWNSNDFIDAFASPMEAEGTPGKDPGTEGTKDLGDGARAPRDSEGPDGDSAGELGAETCEVHALFLVLHSGSILDSGPGDADSKRADVQTLSLAFEAVTRVHFPEALGHVALRLVPCPPICAAAYALVSNLSPYSHDGDSLSRSQDHIPLAALPLLATSSSRYQGAVATVIARTNQAYAAFLRSSEGAGFCGQVVLIGDGVGGILGFDALCHSASVGTGSRSSSRRGSMNNELLSPEAGPMRDPLAEGAEGLGRASPEPSALPTQRTPSDMAGPEPEGSQNSLQAAPPATSSGEPRRASTASCPPTATSEAPDSAPCAARLDFKVSGFFLFGSPLGLVLALRKTVMPTLEVAQMRPACEQIYNLFHAADPCASRLEPLLAPKFQAIAPLAVPRYQKFPLGDGSSLLLADTLQTHSGLFLEELEMLVPSTPTSASGAFWKGNELGGDPPAQPTAPSTTSEVVKILERWWGTKRIDYSLYCPEALTAFPTVTLPHLFHASYWESADVVAFILRQVIEKERPHLTECEEPSIYSPAFPREKWQRKRTQVKIRNVTSNHRASDTVVCEGRPQVLNGRFMYGPLDVVTLTGEKVDIYIMTQPLSGKWIHFGTEVTNSSGRLTFPVPLERALGVGVYPVRMVVRGDHTYAECCLTVVARGTEAVVFSIDGSFTASVSIMGSDPKVRAGAVDVVRHWQDAGYLIVYVTGRPDMQKHRVVAWLSQHNFPHGVVSFCDGLTHDPLRQKAMFLQSLVQEVELNFVAAYGSPKDVAVYAALGLPPSQTYIVGRAVRKLQAQCQFLSDGYVAHLGQLEAGSHPHATSGPSRAALAKSSYGGAAPVDFLRKQSQLLRSRGPSQAEREGPGTPPTTLARGKARSISLKLDSEE; translated from the exons ATGCTCATCAAGGAGTACCACATCCTGCTGCCCATGAGCCTGGACGAGTACCAGGTGGCCCAGCTCTACATGATCCAG AAAAAGAGCCGAGAGGAGTCGAGTGGTGAGGGCAGTGGCGTGGAGATCCTGGCCAACCGGCCCTACACAGATGGGCCGGGTGGCAGTGGACAGTACACGCACAAGGTATACCACGTGGGCTCCCACATCCCAGGCTGGTTCCGGGCACTGCTGCCCAAGGCTGCCCTGCAGGTGGAGGAGGAATCCTGGAATGCTTATCCCTACACCCGAACCCG gtACACCTGCCCCTTTGTGGAGAAATTCTCCATTGAAATTGAGACCTATTACCTGCCCGATGGGGGGCAGCAGCCCAATGTCTTCAACCTGAGTGGAGCTGAGCGGAGACAGCGCATCTTGG ATACCATCGACATCGTGCGGGATGCTGTGGCCCCAGGCGAGTACAAAGCAGAAGAGGACCCCCGGCTGTACCGCTCGGCCAAGACAGGCCGAGGACCGCTGGCTGATGACTGGGCGCGCACAGCAGCCCAGACCGGGCCCCTCATGTGCGCTTACAAGCTGTGCAAGGTCGAGTTCCGCTACTGGGGCATGCAGGCCAAGATCGAGCAGTTCATCCATGACGTCG GTCTGCGCCGGGTGATGCTGCGGGCCCACCGACAGGCCTGGTGCTGGCAGGACGAGTGGACAGAGCTGAGCATGGCTGACATCCGGGCACTAGAGGAGGAGACTGCCCGCATGCTGGCACAGCGCATGGCCAAGTGCAACACAGGCAGCGAGGGCCCCGAGGcccagcccccagggaagccgaGCTCTGAGGCCCGGGCCGGGGCCAGCCACGCCGGCACCCCCGATGGGCCCGAGGCCCCCCCAGGCCCCGATGCCTCCCCCGATGCCAGCTTCAGCAAGCAGTGGTCTTCATCCTCCCGTTCCTCCTACTCATCCCAGCATGGGG GGGGCGTGTCTCCCCAGACTTTGTCTGAGTGGCGCATGCAGAACATCGCCCGGGACTCTGAGAACAGCTCCGAGGAGGAGTTCTTTGATGCCCACG AAGGCTTCTCGGACAGTGACGAGGTCTTCCCCAAGGAGATGACCAAGTGGAACTCCAACGACTTCATCGACGCCTTTGCCTCCCCCATGGAGGCTGAGGGGACACCAGGTAAAG ACCCTGGAACTGAGGGCACCAAAGACCTGGGGGACGGGGCCCGGGCACCCAGGGACTCGGAA ggcCCAGATGGAGACAGCGCTGGGGAGCTGGGGGCGGAGACGTGCGAGGTCCACGCCCTCTTCCTCGTCCTGCACAGTGGCAGCATCCTAGACTCGGGCCCGGGAGATGCCGACTCCAAGCGGGCGGACGTGCAGACACTGAGCCTAGCCTTCGAGGCCGTCACCCGCGTCCACTTTCCCGAGGCCCTGGGCCACGTGGCGCTGCGCCTGGTGCCCTGCCCACCCATCTGCGCGGCTGCTTATGCCCTCGTCTCCAA CCTGAGCCCCTACAGCCATGATGGTGACAGCCTGTCCCGCTCCCAGGACCACATTCCCCTGGCCGCCCTGCCGCTGCTGGCCACCTCATCATCCCGATACCAGGGCGCCGTGGCCACAGTCATCGCCCGCACCAACCAGGCCTATGCGGCCTTCCTGCGCTCCTCTGAGGGCGCCGGCTTCTGCGGGCAG GTGGTGCTGatcggggacggcgtcggcggaATCCTGGGCTTTGATGCGCTCTGCCACAGTGCCAGTGTGGGCACTGGGAGCCGGAGCAGCAGCCGCCGTGGAAGTATG AACAATGAGCTGCTCTCCCCGGAGGCAGGCCCAATGCgggatcccctggcagagggggCTGAGGGGCTGGGCCGGGCCAGCCCAGAaccctctgccctgcccacccAGCGCACCCCCAGCGACATGGCTGGTCCCGAGCCCGAGGGCTCTCAAAACAG CCTGCAGGCAGCCCCCCCAGCCACCTCCTCCGGGGAGCCCCGGCGGGCGAGCACAGCCTCCTGCCCACCCACTGCCACCTCTGAGGCTCCCGACAGTGCCCCCTGTGCCGCCCGCCTTGACTTCAAGGTCTCCGGCTTCTTCCTCTTTGGCTCCCCGCTTGGCCTGGTGTTGGCTCTGCGCAAAACCGTGATGCCCACGTTGGAGG TGGCCCAGATGCGGCCAGCCTGCGAGCAGATCTACAACCTCTTCCATGCAGCCGACCCCTGTGCCTCCCGCCTTGAGCCCCTGCTGGCCCCCAAGTTCCAGGCCATCGCTCCCCTGGCGGTGCCCCGCTACCAGAAGTTCCCTCTGGGAGATGGCTCATCTCTGCTGCTGG CCGACACTCTGCAGACCCACTCAGGCCTCTTTCTGGAGGAGCTGGAGATGTTGGTGCCCTCAACACCCACGTCTGCCAGTGGTGCTTTCTGGAAGGGCAATGAGTTGGGCGGTGACCCGCCAGCCCAGCCAACTGCCCCCAGCACCACTAGTGAAGTGGTTAAGA TCCTGGAGCGCTGGTGGGGGACCAAGAGGATTGACTACTCGCTGTACTGCCCGGAGGCGCTCACCGCCTTCCCCACCGTCACGCTGCCCCACCTCTTCCACGCCAGCTACTGGGAATCGGCCGACGTGGTGGCCTTCATCCTGCGACAG GTGATCGAGAAGGAGCGGCCACACCTGACCGAGTGCGAGGAGCCGTCCATCTACAGCCCGGCCTTCCCCAGGGAGAAGTGGCAGCGCAAACGCACCCAAGTCAAGATTCGG AACGTCACCTCCAACCACCGGGCGAGCGACACGGTGGTGTGCGAGGGCCGCCCCCAGGTGCTGAATGGGCGCTTCATGTATGGACCCTTGGATGTGGTCACGCTCACGGGAGAGAAG GTGGACATCTACATCATGACGCAGCCACTGTCGGGCAAGTGGATCCACTTTGGCACCGAGGTCACCAACAGCTCTGGCCGTCTCACCTTCCCGGTGCCCCTGGAGCGTGCGCTGGGCGTCGGCGTTTACCCGGTGCGCATGGTGGTCAG GGGCGACCACACCTACGCCGAATGCTGCCTAACGGTGGTGGCCCGCGGCACTGAGGCCGTGGTCTTCAGCATCGACGGCTCCTTCACCGCCAGTGTGTCCATCATGGGCAGCGACCCCAAGGTGCGCGCCGGCGCCGTGGACGTGGTCAG ACACTGGCAGGACGCGGGCTACCTGATCGTGTACGTGACGGGCCGTCCTGATATGCAGAAGCACCGCGTGGTGGCCTGGCTGTCGCAGCACAACTTCCCCCACGGCGTCGTCTCCTTCTGCGATGGTCTCACTCACGACCCACTGCGTCAGAAGGCGATGTTCCTGCAGAGCCTGGTGCAGGAG GTGGAACTGAACTTCGTGGCCGCCTACGGGTCCCCCAAAGACGTGGCCGTGTATGCGGCGCTGGGCCTGCCCCCAAGCCAGACCTACATCGTGGGCCGTGCCGTGAGGAAGCTGCAGGCGCAGTGCCAG TTCCTGTCCGATGGCTACGTGGCCCACCTGGGCCAGCTGGAGGCCGGCTCCCACCCTCATGCCACTTCGGGACCCTCAAGGGCCGCCCTGGCCAAGAGCAGCTATGGTGGGGCTGCCCCTGTGGACTTCCTTCGGAAGCAGAGCCAGCTGCTCCGCTCGAGGGGCCCCAGCCAGGCGGAGCGGGAGGGCCCTGGGACGCCGCCCACCACCCTGGCGCGGGGCAAGGCGCGGAGCATCAGCCTCAAGCTGGACAGCGAAGAGTGA
- the PITPNM1 gene encoding membrane-associated phosphatidylinositol transfer protein 1 isoform X3, which translates to MLIKEYHILLPMSLDEYQVAQLYMIQKKSREESSGEGSGVEILANRPYTDGPGGSGQYTHKVYHVGSHIPGWFRALLPKAALQVEEESWNAYPYTRTRYTCPFVEKFSIEIETYYLPDGGQQPNVFNLSGAERRQRILDTIDIVRDAVAPGEYKAEEDPRLYRSAKTGRGPLADDWARTAAQTGPLMCAYKLCKVEFRYWGMQAKIEQFIHDVGLRRVMLRAHRQAWCWQDEWTELSMADIRALEEETARMLAQRMAKCNTGSEGPEAQPPGKPSSEARAGASHAGTPDGPEAPPGPDASPDASFSKQWSSSSRSSYSSQHGGGVSPQTLSEWRMQNIARDSENSSEEEFFDAHEGFSDSDEVFPKEMTKWNSNDFIDAFASPMEAEGTPDPGTEGTKDLGDGARAPRDSEGPDGDSAGELGAETCEVHALFLVLHSGSILDSGPGDADSKRADVQTLSLAFEAVTRVHFPEALGHVALRLVPCPPICAAAYALVSNLSPYSHDGDSLSRSQDHIPLAALPLLATSSSRYQGAVATVIARTNQAYAAFLRSSEGAGFCGQVVLIGDGVGGILGFDALCHSASVGTGSRSSSRRGSMNNELLSPEAGPMRDPLAEGAEGLGRASPEPSALPTQRTPSDMAGPEPEGSQNSLQAAPPATSSGEPRRASTASCPPTATSEAPDSAPCAARLDFKVSGFFLFGSPLGLVLALRKTVMPTLEVAQMRPACEQIYNLFHAADPCASRLEPLLAPKFQAIAPLAVPRYQKFPLGDGSSLLLADTLQTHSGLFLEELEMLVPSTPTSASGAFWKGNELGGDPPAQPTAPSTTSEVVKILERWWGTKRIDYSLYCPEALTAFPTVTLPHLFHASYWESADVVAFILRQVIEKERPHLTECEEPSIYSPAFPREKWQRKRTQVKIRNVTSNHRASDTVVCEGRPQVLNGRFMYGPLDVVTLTGEKVDIYIMTQPLSGKWIHFGTEVTNSSGRLTFPVPLERALGVGVYPVRMVVRGDHTYAECCLTVVARGTEAVVFSIDGSFTASVSIMGSDPKVRAGAVDVVRHWQDAGYLIVYVTGRPDMQKHRVVAWLSQHNFPHGVVSFCDGLTHDPLRQKAMFLQSLVQEVELNFVAAYGSPKDVAVYAALGLPPSQTYIVGRAVRKLQAQCQFLSDGYVAHLGQLEAGSHPHATSGPSRAALAKSSYGGAAPVDFLRKQSQLLRSRGPSQAEREGPGTPPTTLARGKARSISLKLDSEE; encoded by the exons ATGCTCATCAAGGAGTACCACATCCTGCTGCCCATGAGCCTGGACGAGTACCAGGTGGCCCAGCTCTACATGATCCAG AAAAAGAGCCGAGAGGAGTCGAGTGGTGAGGGCAGTGGCGTGGAGATCCTGGCCAACCGGCCCTACACAGATGGGCCGGGTGGCAGTGGACAGTACACGCACAAGGTATACCACGTGGGCTCCCACATCCCAGGCTGGTTCCGGGCACTGCTGCCCAAGGCTGCCCTGCAGGTGGAGGAGGAATCCTGGAATGCTTATCCCTACACCCGAACCCG gtACACCTGCCCCTTTGTGGAGAAATTCTCCATTGAAATTGAGACCTATTACCTGCCCGATGGGGGGCAGCAGCCCAATGTCTTCAACCTGAGTGGAGCTGAGCGGAGACAGCGCATCTTGG ATACCATCGACATCGTGCGGGATGCTGTGGCCCCAGGCGAGTACAAAGCAGAAGAGGACCCCCGGCTGTACCGCTCGGCCAAGACAGGCCGAGGACCGCTGGCTGATGACTGGGCGCGCACAGCAGCCCAGACCGGGCCCCTCATGTGCGCTTACAAGCTGTGCAAGGTCGAGTTCCGCTACTGGGGCATGCAGGCCAAGATCGAGCAGTTCATCCATGACGTCG GTCTGCGCCGGGTGATGCTGCGGGCCCACCGACAGGCCTGGTGCTGGCAGGACGAGTGGACAGAGCTGAGCATGGCTGACATCCGGGCACTAGAGGAGGAGACTGCCCGCATGCTGGCACAGCGCATGGCCAAGTGCAACACAGGCAGCGAGGGCCCCGAGGcccagcccccagggaagccgaGCTCTGAGGCCCGGGCCGGGGCCAGCCACGCCGGCACCCCCGATGGGCCCGAGGCCCCCCCAGGCCCCGATGCCTCCCCCGATGCCAGCTTCAGCAAGCAGTGGTCTTCATCCTCCCGTTCCTCCTACTCATCCCAGCATGGGG GGGGCGTGTCTCCCCAGACTTTGTCTGAGTGGCGCATGCAGAACATCGCCCGGGACTCTGAGAACAGCTCCGAGGAGGAGTTCTTTGATGCCCACG AAGGCTTCTCGGACAGTGACGAGGTCTTCCCCAAGGAGATGACCAAGTGGAACTCCAACGACTTCATCGACGCCTTTGCCTCCCCCATGGAGGCTGAGGGGACACCAG ACCCTGGAACTGAGGGCACCAAAGACCTGGGGGACGGGGCCCGGGCACCCAGGGACTCGGAA ggcCCAGATGGAGACAGCGCTGGGGAGCTGGGGGCGGAGACGTGCGAGGTCCACGCCCTCTTCCTCGTCCTGCACAGTGGCAGCATCCTAGACTCGGGCCCGGGAGATGCCGACTCCAAGCGGGCGGACGTGCAGACACTGAGCCTAGCCTTCGAGGCCGTCACCCGCGTCCACTTTCCCGAGGCCCTGGGCCACGTGGCGCTGCGCCTGGTGCCCTGCCCACCCATCTGCGCGGCTGCTTATGCCCTCGTCTCCAA CCTGAGCCCCTACAGCCATGATGGTGACAGCCTGTCCCGCTCCCAGGACCACATTCCCCTGGCCGCCCTGCCGCTGCTGGCCACCTCATCATCCCGATACCAGGGCGCCGTGGCCACAGTCATCGCCCGCACCAACCAGGCCTATGCGGCCTTCCTGCGCTCCTCTGAGGGCGCCGGCTTCTGCGGGCAG GTGGTGCTGatcggggacggcgtcggcggaATCCTGGGCTTTGATGCGCTCTGCCACAGTGCCAGTGTGGGCACTGGGAGCCGGAGCAGCAGCCGCCGTGGAAGTATG AACAATGAGCTGCTCTCCCCGGAGGCAGGCCCAATGCgggatcccctggcagagggggCTGAGGGGCTGGGCCGGGCCAGCCCAGAaccctctgccctgcccacccAGCGCACCCCCAGCGACATGGCTGGTCCCGAGCCCGAGGGCTCTCAAAACAG CCTGCAGGCAGCCCCCCCAGCCACCTCCTCCGGGGAGCCCCGGCGGGCGAGCACAGCCTCCTGCCCACCCACTGCCACCTCTGAGGCTCCCGACAGTGCCCCCTGTGCCGCCCGCCTTGACTTCAAGGTCTCCGGCTTCTTCCTCTTTGGCTCCCCGCTTGGCCTGGTGTTGGCTCTGCGCAAAACCGTGATGCCCACGTTGGAGG TGGCCCAGATGCGGCCAGCCTGCGAGCAGATCTACAACCTCTTCCATGCAGCCGACCCCTGTGCCTCCCGCCTTGAGCCCCTGCTGGCCCCCAAGTTCCAGGCCATCGCTCCCCTGGCGGTGCCCCGCTACCAGAAGTTCCCTCTGGGAGATGGCTCATCTCTGCTGCTGG CCGACACTCTGCAGACCCACTCAGGCCTCTTTCTGGAGGAGCTGGAGATGTTGGTGCCCTCAACACCCACGTCTGCCAGTGGTGCTTTCTGGAAGGGCAATGAGTTGGGCGGTGACCCGCCAGCCCAGCCAACTGCCCCCAGCACCACTAGTGAAGTGGTTAAGA TCCTGGAGCGCTGGTGGGGGACCAAGAGGATTGACTACTCGCTGTACTGCCCGGAGGCGCTCACCGCCTTCCCCACCGTCACGCTGCCCCACCTCTTCCACGCCAGCTACTGGGAATCGGCCGACGTGGTGGCCTTCATCCTGCGACAG GTGATCGAGAAGGAGCGGCCACACCTGACCGAGTGCGAGGAGCCGTCCATCTACAGCCCGGCCTTCCCCAGGGAGAAGTGGCAGCGCAAACGCACCCAAGTCAAGATTCGG AACGTCACCTCCAACCACCGGGCGAGCGACACGGTGGTGTGCGAGGGCCGCCCCCAGGTGCTGAATGGGCGCTTCATGTATGGACCCTTGGATGTGGTCACGCTCACGGGAGAGAAG GTGGACATCTACATCATGACGCAGCCACTGTCGGGCAAGTGGATCCACTTTGGCACCGAGGTCACCAACAGCTCTGGCCGTCTCACCTTCCCGGTGCCCCTGGAGCGTGCGCTGGGCGTCGGCGTTTACCCGGTGCGCATGGTGGTCAG GGGCGACCACACCTACGCCGAATGCTGCCTAACGGTGGTGGCCCGCGGCACTGAGGCCGTGGTCTTCAGCATCGACGGCTCCTTCACCGCCAGTGTGTCCATCATGGGCAGCGACCCCAAGGTGCGCGCCGGCGCCGTGGACGTGGTCAG ACACTGGCAGGACGCGGGCTACCTGATCGTGTACGTGACGGGCCGTCCTGATATGCAGAAGCACCGCGTGGTGGCCTGGCTGTCGCAGCACAACTTCCCCCACGGCGTCGTCTCCTTCTGCGATGGTCTCACTCACGACCCACTGCGTCAGAAGGCGATGTTCCTGCAGAGCCTGGTGCAGGAG GTGGAACTGAACTTCGTGGCCGCCTACGGGTCCCCCAAAGACGTGGCCGTGTATGCGGCGCTGGGCCTGCCCCCAAGCCAGACCTACATCGTGGGCCGTGCCGTGAGGAAGCTGCAGGCGCAGTGCCAG TTCCTGTCCGATGGCTACGTGGCCCACCTGGGCCAGCTGGAGGCCGGCTCCCACCCTCATGCCACTTCGGGACCCTCAAGGGCCGCCCTGGCCAAGAGCAGCTATGGTGGGGCTGCCCCTGTGGACTTCCTTCGGAAGCAGAGCCAGCTGCTCCGCTCGAGGGGCCCCAGCCAGGCGGAGCGGGAGGGCCCTGGGACGCCGCCCACCACCCTGGCGCGGGGCAAGGCGCGGAGCATCAGCCTCAAGCTGGACAGCGAAGAGTGA